A window of the Pseudomonas sp. B21_DOA genome harbors these coding sequences:
- a CDS encoding lipopolysaccharide kinase InaA family protein, translating to MQSIDHSTYEALRKGAQVLEADGSGDKVLRLADGRMLKLFRRKRLLSSALFFPYAQRFANNTKALQQRGILCPDVIAVYRIPSIQRDGVYYAPLAGETVRQLQGTPEETETLRAQLGAFIAQLHEKGVYFRSLHFGNVVQTPQNQLGLIDIADLRCQRRALSDSKRLRNFAHLLRYKQDRQWLLGDDAGHTFLEGYRQALPSKRQAALIERLRLLLD from the coding sequence ATGCAATCGATTGATCACAGCACTTACGAGGCACTGCGCAAGGGCGCTCAGGTACTCGAAGCCGACGGTTCCGGCGACAAGGTGCTCAGGTTGGCCGACGGTCGCATGCTCAAGCTATTCCGCCGCAAGCGCTTGTTGAGTTCAGCGCTGTTCTTTCCCTACGCCCAGCGCTTCGCCAACAACACCAAGGCGTTGCAGCAGCGCGGCATTCTCTGCCCCGATGTGATCGCGGTTTATCGTATTCCAAGCATTCAGCGCGATGGCGTGTATTACGCACCACTGGCGGGCGAGACCGTACGGCAATTGCAGGGCACGCCCGAAGAAACCGAGACGTTGCGCGCTCAGTTGGGCGCGTTCATTGCGCAACTGCACGAAAAAGGCGTGTATTTCCGGTCCCTGCACTTCGGTAATGTCGTGCAGACGCCGCAGAATCAGCTCGGGTTGATCGACATCGCCGACCTGCGCTGCCAGAGGCGCGCTCTGAGCGACAGCAAGCGACTGCGCAACTTCGCCCATTTGCTGCGCTACAAACAAGACCGGCAATGGCTGCTCGGCGACGACGCCGGGCACACCTTCCTGGAAGGTTATCGCCAGGCGTTGCCGAGCAAGCGGCAGGCTGCGCTGATCGAACGCCTGCGCCTGCTGCTCGATTGA
- the msbA gene encoding lipid A export permease/ATP-binding protein MsbA, producing the protein MSSPEPKAQSTLAIYFRLLAYVRPYAGLFILSIVGFLIFASTQPMLAYILKYFVDGLANPEASLFPGNPYLGKLQLLESVPLLIVLIAVWQGVGSYLGNYFLARVSLGLVHDLRVVLFNKLLDLPNSYFDKNNSGHLISRITFNVTMVTGAATDAIKVVIREGMTVIFLFCTLLWMNWKLTLVMVAILPVIGLMVNSTSKKFRKQSKKIQVSMGNVTHVASETIHGYRVVRSFGGETYEKVRFHDASQSNTDKQLTMTKTGAVYTPMLQLVTYSAMAVVMFLVLYLRGDASPGDLVAYITMAGLLPKPIRQLSEVSSTIQKGVAGAESIFEQLDEPAEVDHGTVERDRLQGRLEVRNLSFSYPDSEKKVLDDISFVVEPGQMVALVGRSGSGKSTLAGLIPRFYQHEQEHGQILLDDVQVQDLTLRSLRRQIALVTQQVTLFNDTVTNNIAYGDLAGAPFDEVKRAATEAYADEFIVKMPQGYETLVGENGVLLSGGQRQRIAIARALLKDAPLLILDEATSALDTESERHIQAALDHVVQNRTTLVIAHRLSTIEKADLILVMDDGKIVERGTHAQLLAQNGYYARLHAKEFEEGDEPQPTHVTDLC; encoded by the coding sequence ATGAGCAGTCCTGAACCGAAAGCCCAGTCAACGCTGGCGATCTATTTCCGCCTCTTGGCTTACGTGCGTCCCTACGCCGGCTTGTTCATCCTGAGTATCGTCGGCTTCCTGATCTTCGCATCGACCCAACCGATGCTCGCCTACATCCTCAAATATTTCGTCGACGGTCTGGCCAATCCCGAGGCCAGTCTGTTCCCCGGCAATCCTTACCTTGGCAAGTTGCAATTGCTCGAGAGTGTGCCGTTGTTGATCGTGCTGATTGCCGTGTGGCAAGGCGTCGGCTCGTATCTGGGCAACTACTTTCTGGCGCGGGTTTCGCTGGGGCTGGTGCATGACCTGCGTGTGGTCCTGTTCAACAAGCTGCTCGATCTGCCCAACAGCTATTTCGACAAGAACAACTCTGGTCACCTGATTTCCCGTATCACCTTCAACGTGACGATGGTCACCGGCGCCGCCACCGACGCGATCAAAGTGGTGATCCGCGAAGGCATGACCGTGATTTTCCTGTTCTGCACCCTGTTGTGGATGAACTGGAAGTTGACCCTGGTGATGGTCGCCATCCTGCCGGTGATCGGTCTGATGGTGAACAGCACCAGCAAGAAATTCCGCAAGCAGAGCAAAAAGATTCAGGTGTCGATGGGCAACGTCACGCATGTGGCGTCCGAGACGATTCATGGTTACCGCGTGGTGCGCAGCTTTGGTGGCGAAACCTACGAAAAGGTTCGCTTTCACGACGCCAGCCAAAGCAACACCGACAAGCAACTGACCATGACCAAGACCGGCGCGGTGTATACACCGATGCTGCAATTGGTGACCTATAGCGCCATGGCGGTGGTGATGTTTCTGGTCCTGTACCTTCGCGGTGATGCATCGCCTGGTGATCTGGTGGCCTACATCACCATGGCCGGCCTGCTGCCAAAACCGATTCGTCAGCTCTCGGAAGTCAGCTCGACGATCCAGAAGGGCGTGGCCGGTGCCGAGAGCATTTTCGAGCAGCTGGACGAGCCGGCGGAAGTCGATCACGGCACGGTCGAGCGCGACCGTCTGCAAGGTCGCCTCGAAGTGCGCAACCTCAGCTTCAGTTATCCCGACAGTGAGAAGAAAGTCCTTGATGACATCAGTTTCGTCGTCGAACCAGGACAAATGGTCGCGCTGGTCGGTCGTTCCGGCAGTGGCAAGTCGACCTTGGCCGGTCTGATTCCGCGTTTCTACCAGCACGAGCAGGAACATGGGCAGATTCTGCTCGATGATGTGCAGGTGCAGGACCTGACCCTTCGCAGCCTCCGTCGGCAGATAGCCCTCGTGACCCAACAGGTCACGCTGTTCAACGACACGGTGACCAACAACATCGCTTACGGCGACCTGGCGGGGGCGCCGTTCGATGAGGTCAAACGCGCGGCCACCGAAGCCTACGCCGATGAGTTCATCGTCAAGATGCCGCAGGGCTATGAAACCCTGGTCGGCGAAAATGGTGTGTTGCTGTCCGGTGGACAGCGTCAGCGCATCGCCATCGCACGTGCATTGCTCAAGGACGCGCCGCTGTTGATTCTCGATGAGGCCACCTCGGCCCTCGATACCGAGTCGGAACGGCATATCCAGGCGGCTCTCGATCATGTGGTGCAGAACCGCACGACGCTGGTCATCGCTCACCGTTTGAGCACGATCGAAAAGGCTGATCTGATTCTGGTCATGGATGACGGCAAGATTGTCGAACGCGGCACTCATGCCCAGCTTCTCGCGCAAAATGGCTATTACGCACGCTTGCATGCGAAGGAATTCGAAGAAGGCGACGAGCCGCAGCCGACCCATGTGACCGACCTATGCTGA